One genomic region from Gemmobacter sp. 24YEA27 encodes:
- a CDS encoding C69 family dipeptidase, with protein MSYGIYIGRAHTADGLPYLAGYGDEPSSHWLEIIPAASHAPEATITVGVTPAALMPGLLSEIPQAASTFRHMRVSYSHYLGVPCPLTNGGLNEYGVAVRDIWSTSSERLIAMTPKDQTGPNYSDLARIVLERARTAREGVQIIGDLIASHGYSTYGGNSHIIADGNEAWVVIEFAGGRRLWVAERLGDHSIRVSRPGYIGQIPAEPDEDFLFPQHFISTAIDLGWYDPAAGVFDVNAVYGDGKGRWEGQAWIEAEMQSRAARPEKLGLEDIVWAIATEKLTGDTAGYGQIVPLTEPDFPEQRMMWHAAIGPVAAPLTPVFLGMDEVPPAYRQHRHLTEGESGRFLDRRKEAKSPEVVSRIPQGIESADGAVYQFRKLMHLAFQDGEALLPEIYSHWRDLEALIRADLPETLRASGLLSAAGERGLACRLLSDFSTRWMERSLDDCDALARAAYVRLRVRGGLNMTTSPLSPAQIW; from the coding sequence ATGAGTTACGGTATCTATATCGGCCGCGCCCATACGGCCGACGGTCTTCCCTATCTGGCCGGCTATGGCGATGAGCCATCAAGCCACTGGCTGGAGATCATTCCTGCCGCCAGCCATGCGCCCGAGGCGACAATCACCGTTGGGGTGACGCCTGCTGCGCTGATGCCGGGCCTGCTTTCGGAGATTCCGCAGGCTGCCAGCACATTTCGCCATATGCGGGTCAGCTACAGCCATTATCTTGGCGTGCCCTGCCCGCTGACCAATGGCGGACTGAACGAATACGGGGTGGCCGTCCGCGATATCTGGTCAACCTCGTCCGAGCGGCTGATTGCCATGACGCCAAAGGATCAGACCGGACCAAATTACTCGGATCTGGCGCGCATCGTGCTGGAACGCGCCCGCACCGCCCGCGAAGGGGTGCAGATCATAGGGGATCTGATCGCCAGCCACGGCTATTCAACCTATGGCGGGAATTCGCATATCATCGCGGATGGCAATGAAGCCTGGGTGGTGATTGAATTTGCCGGCGGACGGCGTCTCTGGGTCGCCGAGCGGCTGGGGGACCACAGCATCCGTGTCTCCCGCCCGGGCTATATCGGGCAGATCCCGGCCGAGCCGGACGAAGATTTCCTGTTCCCGCAGCATTTCATCAGCACTGCCATAGATCTGGGCTGGTATGATCCGGCTGCAGGTGTCTTTGACGTCAATGCCGTCTATGGCGATGGCAAGGGTCGCTGGGAAGGTCAGGCCTGGATCGAGGCTGAGATGCAGTCCCGCGCCGCCCGCCCCGAAAAGCTGGGACTCGAGGATATCGTCTGGGCCATCGCGACCGAAAAGCTGACCGGGGATACTGCCGGTTATGGACAGATCGTGCCGCTGACGGAACCCGACTTCCCGGAGCAAAGGATGATGTGGCATGCCGCCATCGGCCCGGTTGCCGCGCCACTGACGCCGGTCTTCCTTGGCATGGATGAGGTGCCGCCGGCCTATCGCCAGCACCGCCATCTGACCGAAGGTGAAAGCGGCCGTTTCCTCGATCGCCGCAAGGAAGCGAAATCACCCGAGGTGGTGTCACGGATCCCGCAGGGGATCGAAAGCGCCGATGGTGCGGTCTATCAGTTCCGCAAGCTCATGCATCTGGCCTTTCAGGATGGCGAGGCCCTGCTGCCCGAAATCTACAGCCACTGGCGCGATCTTGAGGCGCTGATCCGGGCCGATCTGCCTGAGACGCTGCGGGCCTCGGGCCTGTTGAGCGCAGCGGGAGAACGCGGTCTCGCCTGCCGCCTGCTGTCGGACTTCAGCACGCGCTGGATGGAGCGCAGCCTTGACGACTGTGATGCGCTGGCCCGGGCCGCCTATGTGCGCCTCAGGGTGCGCGGCGGGCTGAATATGACAACGAGCCCGCTTTCCCCTGCGCAGATCTGGTAG
- a CDS encoding ABC transporter ATP-binding protein yields MENLLEIRGLSVDFQTSQGRMKALRNISFDLRKGRITGIVGESGSGKSSVLWSVMGLLAANAEITDGTIRYEGRDILRLSERTRRALRGEEISVVFQDPMTSQAPLLTYGTQMRDLLYRRRKMSRSAKRKAAVEMLGKVGIPDPGYRLGRYPHEFSGGMRQRAGIAMALLTGPNLLLADEPTTALDVTMEAQIIELLRNLQRDSETTMAVVSHNLGLIAQLCDDVVVMYAGEVVETGTVSQIFHAPQHPYTRALLECDPARIPERVSRLPIIPGDLPDLIALPTGCIFAPRCGQAVAECRESAPPEVRRDATAMVRCWRSEQPAPVPAAVITSPPRAPIAAQDSAAPLLEVSDLGVRFQIGSQLAAKLARRAPRGLDAVLDVSLRLRAGETLGLVGESGSGKSTLGRAILNLVPVTSGKVLFDGTEVQNMPERTFKPLRRNMAMMFQDPNGSLSPRKTVRALIAEPFQIHGEEGRSLDAEVERLADMVRLPRALLSRHPHQLSGGQARRVGVARALALSPRLLLADEPTAGLDVSVQGEVLNLMAGLQSSYNLGYLIITHNLPVVRHISDRIAIMYLGRIVEEGPTDAIFRDCRHPYTASLLKGIAQPDPISVRAVWVLRARCPAC; encoded by the coding sequence ATGGAAAACCTGCTTGAGATCAGGGGGCTCTCGGTCGATTTCCAGACCAGCCAGGGCCGCATGAAGGCCCTGCGCAATATCAGCTTTGATCTGCGCAAGGGCCGCATCACCGGCATTGTCGGTGAAAGCGGCTCGGGAAAAAGCTCGGTCCTGTGGTCTGTCATGGGGTTGCTTGCGGCTAATGCCGAGATCACTGACGGCACGATCCGCTATGAGGGCCGTGACATTCTGCGCCTGTCCGAGCGCACGCGCCGCGCGCTGCGCGGAGAGGAAATCTCGGTCGTCTTCCAGGACCCGATGACCTCGCAGGCGCCCTTGCTGACCTATGGCACCCAGATGCGCGACCTGCTTTACCGTCGCCGTAAAATGAGCCGCAGTGCCAAGCGCAAGGCTGCTGTGGAAATGCTGGGAAAGGTGGGAATTCCGGATCCTGGATATCGGCTGGGCCGCTATCCGCATGAGTTTTCCGGTGGCATGCGGCAGCGGGCCGGCATCGCTATGGCGCTGCTGACCGGGCCAAATCTTTTGCTGGCGGATGAGCCGACCACCGCGCTTGATGTGACGATGGAGGCGCAGATCATCGAGCTTTTGCGCAATCTTCAGCGCGACAGCGAAACCACCATGGCGGTGGTCTCGCATAATCTGGGTCTGATTGCGCAGCTTTGCGACGATGTTGTGGTGATGTATGCGGGAGAAGTGGTCGAAACCGGCACCGTTTCGCAGATTTTCCATGCGCCGCAGCATCCCTATACACGCGCATTGCTGGAATGCGATCCGGCGCGGATCCCCGAACGGGTCAGCCGGCTGCCGATCATTCCGGGCGATCTGCCCGATCTGATTGCCTTGCCAACGGGCTGCATCTTTGCCCCCCGCTGCGGCCAGGCCGTCGCGGAATGTCGTGAGAGCGCGCCGCCGGAAGTGCGACGCGACGCGACCGCAATGGTGCGCTGCTGGCGCAGTGAACAACCGGCACCGGTACCGGCTGCTGTCATCACGTCACCGCCGCGCGCGCCGATAGCAGCGCAGGACAGCGCCGCGCCGCTTCTGGAAGTGTCCGATCTGGGCGTTCGCTTCCAGATCGGCAGCCAGCTCGCCGCAAAACTTGCGCGGCGGGCCCCGCGCGGGCTGGATGCTGTGCTCGATGTCAGCCTGCGGCTTCGCGCGGGAGAGACGCTGGGCCTTGTCGGGGAAAGCGGCTCGGGCAAAAGCACGCTTGGCAGGGCCATTCTGAACCTGGTGCCCGTGACCTCGGGCAAGGTGTTGTTCGACGGCACCGAGGTGCAGAACATGCCCGAACGCACCTTCAAGCCCCTCCGCCGCAATATGGCGATGATGTTCCAGGACCCGAATGGCTCGCTCTCGCCGCGCAAAACCGTGCGCGCCCTGATCGCCGAGCCGTTCCAGATTCATGGTGAGGAAGGGCGCAGCCTTGACGCCGAGGTGGAACGCCTTGCCGATATGGTGCGGCTGCCAAGGGCATTGTTGTCGCGCCATCCGCATCAGCTGTCGGGCGGCCAGGCGAGGCGCGTCGGGGTGGCACGGGCGCTGGCACTGAGCCCGCGTCTTCTGCTGGCCGATGAACCGACCGCCGGGCTTGATGTCTCGGTGCAGGGTGAGGTGCTTAATCTGATGGCCGGGCTGCAGAGCAGCTATAACCTCGGTTACCTTATCATCACCCACAATCTGCCGGTGGTCCGCCATATCAGCGACCGCATCGCGATCATGTATCTTGGCCGTATCGTGGAAGAAGGGCCGACAGACGCGATTTTCCGCGACTGCCGCCATCCCTATACCGCGTCGCTGCTGAAGGGGATCGCGCAGCCCGATCCGATCAGCGTCAGAGCGGTCTGGGTCTTGCGGGCGAGGTGCCCAGCCTGCTGA
- a CDS encoding type II toxin-antitoxin system ParD family antitoxin, with the protein MSTMNISLPEPMKAWVEDQAKSGRYANSSDYVRDLIRRDRQRIEARVSLQEAVDAGLGSGPAEALDRAAFKTAMRTGRDG; encoded by the coding sequence ATGAGCACGATGAACATTTCGCTGCCCGAGCCAATGAAGGCCTGGGTCGAAGATCAGGCGAAATCCGGGCGCTATGCCAATTCCAGCGATTATGTCCGCGACCTGATCCGGCGCGACCGGCAGCGGATCGAGGCGCGGGTGAGCTTGCAGGAGGCAGTGGATGCGGGGCTGGGCAGTGGCCCGGCCGAAGCCCTGGACAGGGCCGCTTTCAAGACTGCGATGCGGACCGGGCGCGACGGCTGA
- a CDS encoding ABC transporter permease, which yields MIAYLIKRVGLAFAIVTTVVITLFALLRLVKGNPVTIALGPQATPEAIARYTAKMNLDQPVWVQFLTYARSLFSGDLGEDIFSGRAVSAIIGEQIGYTLALMAGAMGWAIVIGIPLGCLAAVRPNGWLDRVTGVLSVGTIAIPSFLMAIWSLLILSVQLNWLPAMSAGQSGNISSQLRHLILPAFAVGVGWVGYLARMVRASMLEVMGEPYIRSARAFGLRPLRIVFGYALPVAVLPTITLIGMGFGGLVSSAVFAEVIFARPGIGKLLYDAVQARNFPIVQGTVVVTTALYILVVLISDLLISWIDPRVRNSL from the coding sequence ATGATTGCATATCTCATAAAGCGCGTCGGATTGGCATTTGCCATTGTGACGACGGTTGTGATCACGCTCTTTGCCCTGCTGCGGCTGGTAAAGGGCAATCCGGTCACGATTGCGCTCGGGCCACAGGCAACCCCCGAAGCCATTGCGCGCTATACTGCCAAGATGAATCTCGACCAGCCGGTCTGGGTGCAGTTCCTCACCTATGCGCGCAGCCTGTTTTCCGGCGATCTGGGCGAGGATATCTTTTCGGGCCGCGCTGTCTCGGCCATCATCGGCGAGCAGATCGGCTATACTTTGGCCCTGATGGCCGGTGCGATGGGCTGGGCCATTGTGATCGGCATTCCGCTGGGCTGTCTGGCTGCGGTGCGGCCGAACGGCTGGCTGGACCGGGTGACCGGCGTCCTTTCGGTCGGAACCATTGCAATCCCCTCCTTTCTGATGGCGATCTGGTCGCTGCTGATCCTTTCGGTTCAGCTGAACTGGCTGCCGGCGATGAGCGCGGGCCAGTCCGGCAATATCTCCAGCCAGCTGCGTCATCTTATTCTGCCCGCTTTCGCGGTCGGGGTGGGCTGGGTCGGCTATCTGGCGCGAATGGTGCGCGCGTCGATGCTGGAGGTGATGGGCGAGCCCTATATCCGTTCGGCCCGTGCCTTCGGCCTGCGGCCTTTGCGCATCGTTTTTGGCTATGCCCTGCCGGTGGCCGTTCTGCCCACGATCACCCTGATCGGCATGGGCTTCGGAGGCCTCGTGTCTTCGGCCGTTTTCGCCGAGGTGATTTTTGCCCGGCCGGGCATCGGCAAACTGCTCTATGACGCCGTGCAGGCGCGAAACTTCCCGATCGTCCAGGGCACTGTGGTGGTGACCACCGCGCTTTACATCCTGGTCGTGCTTATCTCAGACCTTCTTATCAGCTGGATCGACCCCCGTGTCCGAAACTCGCTCTGA
- a CDS encoding ABC transporter substrate-binding protein — MSRFGFTRRGFLATGTAFSALAGIGLPMRHAVAQEAGASTRPLLRVRQDGDIKILDPGYMTGGLEIEVQKQCLPFLAQYVTRDGVLDWEPTYYVTRLELRDPTHIDFELTEGLNWSGGYGPLRASDVKFSYERMKDSEWGGYFEVLDHVEVTGERTGTIVLKNAFAPFFLVTLCHGPGAILCEKAMADVGGRFTTEFPAICGPYRIENIPGQMVKFLPNPDWTGPKPAFDEVQSYIISQVKATELAYEAGELDITQIASDAVARYQTSVPENSALTKAGELNFMWLGMNTEHPILQDIRVRRAIQHAVDCDAIIAAAYSNVASRSYGVVCPGLIGHRSETKFYTFDVAAAQALLDEAGVSGLQLSLRVLNQQQPMLAAQIIQANLAMIGITLEIIPMDSGSFWEMGMESAGDTWKDLQLWIMRFGSVPDPYEATQWFVSSQVGEWNWERWTNPEYDTLVEKGIAETDPAIRNDIYLRLQDLMEETGAYVWLCHEPRYYIHKTDVAVRISPSGQQDYRLFQPA; from the coding sequence ATGAGTCGTTTCGGCTTTACACGGCGGGGCTTTCTCGCAACGGGCACTGCGTTTTCCGCGCTTGCCGGCATCGGACTGCCCATGCGGCATGCCGTGGCTCAGGAGGCTGGCGCTTCGACCCGCCCACTGCTGCGGGTACGCCAGGACGGGGATATCAAGATCCTTGATCCGGGCTATATGACTGGCGGGCTCGAGATCGAAGTGCAGAAGCAATGTCTGCCCTTCCTCGCGCAATATGTCACCAGAGACGGTGTGCTGGACTGGGAGCCGACCTACTATGTGACCCGGCTGGAGCTGCGTGACCCGACCCATATCGATTTTGAGCTGACCGAGGGGCTGAACTGGTCTGGAGGCTATGGCCCGCTGCGCGCCTCGGATGTCAAATTCTCTTATGAGCGGATGAAGGATTCCGAATGGGGCGGCTACTTTGAGGTGCTCGACCATGTCGAGGTCACCGGCGAGCGTACCGGGACGATCGTTCTGAAGAACGCTTTCGCACCCTTCTTCCTTGTAACGCTCTGCCACGGACCAGGGGCCATTCTGTGCGAAAAGGCGATGGCGGATGTGGGGGGGCGCTTCACCACCGAATTCCCCGCCATCTGCGGCCCCTACCGGATCGAGAATATCCCCGGCCAGATGGTCAAATTCCTGCCAAATCCTGACTGGACCGGTCCGAAGCCTGCCTTTGATGAGGTGCAGTCTTACATCATCTCGCAGGTCAAGGCGACCGAACTGGCCTATGAGGCCGGCGAGCTGGATATCACACAGATCGCTTCGGATGCCGTCGCGCGTTACCAGACGTCTGTTCCGGAAAATTCAGCGCTGACCAAGGCCGGCGAGCTGAATTTCATGTGGCTGGGGATGAACACCGAACATCCGATTCTGCAGGATATTCGTGTGCGCCGCGCAATCCAGCATGCGGTGGATTGCGACGCGATCATTGCGGCCGCCTATTCGAATGTCGCGAGCCGGTCGTATGGCGTGGTCTGCCCGGGGCTGATCGGCCATCGCAGCGAGACAAAGTTCTACACATTTGATGTCGCGGCAGCGCAGGCGCTGCTGGATGAAGCCGGTGTCAGCGGGTTGCAGCTCAGCCTCAGAGTGCTGAACCAGCAGCAGCCGATGCTTGCGGCTCAGATCATCCAGGCCAATCTGGCGATGATCGGGATCACGCTGGAAATCATCCCGATGGACAGCGGCAGCTTCTGGGAAATGGGCATGGAATCTGCCGGTGACACCTGGAAAGATCTGCAGCTGTGGATCATGCGGTTTGGCAGCGTTCCCGATCCCTATGAAGCGACGCAATGGTTCGTCTCGTCTCAGGTTGGCGAATGGAACTGGGAACGCTGGACCAATCCGGAATATGACACCCTGGTCGAGAAGGGGATTGCCGAAACCGACCCGGCGATCCGCAATGACATCTATCTGCGGCTCCAGGATCTCATGGAAGAGACTGGTGCCTATGTCTGGCTCTGCCATGAGCCGCGCTATTACATCCACAAAACCGATGTTGCGGTGCGGATCTCCCCTTCGGGGCAGCAGGACTACCGGCTGTTTCAGCCTGCCTGA
- a CDS encoding type II toxin-antitoxin system RelE/ParE family toxin, whose protein sequence is MQSEPGWLLRPAARPDLAAIWRHGAESWGPDRADRYADVLFTLLDLLADFPDMARERAEFTPPVRIHPSGSHLVIYQQAGQGIEIIRLLYAHQNLTNYLAEG, encoded by the coding sequence ATGCAGAGCGAACCGGGCTGGCTGCTGCGTCCGGCTGCACGGCCCGATCTGGCTGCGATCTGGCGCCACGGGGCAGAAAGCTGGGGGCCTGACCGGGCAGATCGCTATGCGGATGTCCTGTTCACACTCCTTGACCTTCTGGCGGATTTTCCCGACATGGCGCGTGAGCGGGCAGAGTTTACGCCTCCGGTGCGGATCCATCCCAGCGGCAGCCATCTGGTGATCTATCAGCAGGCCGGGCAGGGGATTGAGATCATCCGCCTGCTCTATGCGCATCAGAACCTGACCAATTATCTGGCGGAGGGGTGA
- a CDS encoding TonB-dependent receptor plug domain-containing protein translates to MARSRLLFAATLALTTSPLALFAQTTATNNDTADTNHLGVIVLDADAPAVTAGTGPNFSLDAEGIARTQASTLQDALRDAPSVTTTRRGNLLTGGISIRGFGGNHHYPGDPATKIVVDGVADNPGRFYQGSSGAISDPALLRSIDVTTGPLASLEYGSGITGGAVTARTINGSDLTGDQDGFRIRQMLGANSNGDGWVTSSTLAWQMNSSVDFLLNYTRRGQGAQEDPDGNETARGFNVPSMLFKSRFRLDDANSITLSYTRYESSESNVNLSNLLNDFGGLGLANIDRKGNVAALTWNYNPADNDLLDLELTYSHSDQDHNIEALTPGFAQTQAGLFNTKTDRVTLTNTARFDTGVIGHSLRAGLSWSNEDRTRLRTSPASGKDRRLSLFAIDTMDFGNELLATIGLRLEDQKISATTAPRGPYDNLARTLGLGLEKGFGNGLKVFGSFTYTEALPTYDVLATYDDNLQQSRNWEGGVRYEGSDLLAAGDTLSGSITLYRSEIWNTMYALSVPGRQLTREGVEIAAHYNMASGTYLNGTVNLTKNERLVAGGVWTSDNYSPSDTLALTVGHKFASGLDVSWRMEAQKGIIVSNASNTGTDHHGGFGVHDLKVSYTVPQGNLEGLVVDFGVENVFDRSYHYAMTPLQGATGPRPGEPWVNENGRNFRLNLSKTF, encoded by the coding sequence ATGGCCAGATCCAGACTTCTATTCGCGGCAACGCTTGCGCTCACCACTTCACCGCTTGCGCTCTTTGCCCAGACCACAGCAACCAACAACGACACAGCAGACACCAACCACCTGGGCGTGATTGTGCTTGATGCCGACGCGCCCGCAGTCACTGCGGGAACCGGGCCGAATTTCAGCCTCGATGCAGAGGGTATCGCGCGCACGCAGGCGAGCACCTTGCAGGATGCGTTGCGCGATGCGCCTTCGGTCACGACCACCCGCCGCGGCAATCTGCTGACCGGTGGCATTTCGATCCGCGGTTTCGGTGGCAACCACCATTATCCCGGCGACCCGGCGACAAAGATTGTGGTTGATGGTGTGGCTGACAATCCGGGCCGCTTTTATCAGGGCTCCTCGGGCGCGATCTCAGACCCCGCTTTGTTGCGCTCGATCGATGTGACCACCGGGCCGCTGGCCTCGCTGGAATATGGATCGGGGATTACCGGCGGTGCGGTCACCGCGCGCACCATCAACGGATCAGACCTGACCGGCGACCAGGACGGGTTCCGTATCCGCCAGATGCTCGGCGCCAACAGCAATGGCGATGGCTGGGTGACCTCATCCACGCTGGCCTGGCAGATGAACAGCTCGGTCGACTTCCTGCTGAACTATACCCGGCGCGGACAGGGTGCCCAGGAAGATCCCGATGGCAATGAGACCGCGCGCGGTTTCAACGTGCCGTCGATGCTGTTCAAGTCGCGGTTCCGGCTGGACGACGCCAATAGCATCACCCTCAGCTATACCCGCTATGAAAGCTCGGAAAGCAACGTCAACCTCTCGAACCTGCTGAATGATTTCGGGGGGCTTGGCCTTGCGAATATCGACCGCAAGGGGAATGTGGCCGCGCTGACCTGGAACTACAATCCTGCCGACAATGATCTGCTTGATCTTGAACTGACCTACTCGCATTCGGATCAGGATCACAATATCGAGGCGCTGACGCCCGGCTTTGCCCAGACCCAGGCCGGCCTGTTCAACACCAAAACCGACCGGGTCACGCTGACCAATACCGCGCGGTTTGACACCGGTGTCATCGGCCACAGCCTGCGCGCGGGTCTCTCCTGGTCCAACGAAGACCGCACCCGCCTGAGAACCTCGCCCGCGAGTGGCAAGGATCGTCGTCTCAGCCTCTTCGCCATCGACACGATGGATTTCGGCAATGAGCTGCTTGCGACCATCGGTCTGCGTCTCGAAGATCAGAAGATCAGCGCCACGACCGCCCCGCGTGGGCCCTATGACAATCTGGCCCGCACGCTTGGCCTCGGGTTGGAAAAGGGCTTTGGCAACGGTCTGAAGGTCTTTGGCTCGTTCACCTATACCGAAGCGCTGCCGACCTATGACGTGCTGGCCACCTATGACGACAATCTGCAGCAGTCGCGCAACTGGGAAGGCGGCGTTCGCTATGAGGGCAGCGATCTCCTGGCGGCGGGCGATACGCTCAGCGGCTCGATCACGCTTTACCGCAGCGAAATCTGGAACACGATGTATGCCCTTTCCGTTCCCGGCCGGCAGCTGACGCGTGAAGGTGTCGAGATCGCGGCGCATTACAACATGGCAAGCGGCACCTATCTGAACGGCACCGTGAACCTGACCAAGAACGAGCGCCTCGTCGCAGGCGGCGTATGGACGTCGGACAACTACAGCCCCAGCGACACCCTCGCGCTGACGGTTGGCCATAAATTTGCGTCCGGGCTTGATGTATCCTGGCGCATGGAGGCCCAGAAGGGCATTATCGTCAGTAATGCGAGCAACACCGGCACTGATCATCACGGCGGGTTTGGCGTACATGACCTCAAGGTCAGCTACACCGTGCCGCAGGGCAATCTTGAAGGCCTGGTGGTCGATTTCGGCGTCGAGAACGTCTTCGACCGCTCTTACCACTATGCAATGACGCCTCTGCAAGGCGCGACCGGCCCCCGCCCCGGTGAGCCATGGGTGAACGAGAACGGCCGCAACTTCCGCCTGAATCTCTCGAAAACCTTCTGA
- a CDS encoding ABC transporter permease produces MSETRSDSGFAAGRGARNERRRQIAAFLSNRQAMIGLALVLLFCLSALLAPLIAPYDPNAMDIPARLSAPGWQHLAGTDQLGRDTLSRILYGGRIALLIATVGVTISLVLGLMLGMMAAFGPRWLDQLLLLLFDAIRSFPTIILGLAMVALTGPSLALVMAIVILTSIPQYARVTRTAALALRGTDFVMAERSLGASTLRIMLHHILPNIMGPLLILAAMDVPAVVALEAGLSFLGLGVRPPLASWGTLLNDGYLVIRDSPWMVLMAGLPLVLTTLGFTFFAEGLRDAFDPRMNKAR; encoded by the coding sequence GTGTCCGAAACTCGCTCTGATTCCGGCTTTGCTGCGGGGCGCGGCGCCCGCAATGAGCGCCGCCGCCAGATTGCCGCCTTTCTGTCAAACCGTCAGGCCATGATCGGGCTGGCGCTGGTGCTGCTATTCTGCCTTTCGGCCCTGCTGGCGCCCCTGATCGCGCCCTATGATCCGAATGCCATGGATATTCCGGCCCGGCTGTCCGCCCCCGGCTGGCAACATCTGGCCGGCACCGACCAGCTGGGACGCGATACGTTGTCGCGCATTCTTTATGGCGGCCGCATTGCTTTGCTGATCGCAACCGTTGGCGTGACGATCTCGCTGGTTCTGGGGCTGATGCTGGGCATGATGGCGGCCTTCGGACCGCGCTGGCTCGATCAGCTGCTGCTGTTGCTGTTCGACGCGATCCGCTCTTTCCCGACCATCATTCTGGGTCTTGCCATGGTGGCACTGACCGGGCCAAGCCTTGCGCTGGTGATGGCGATCGTCATCCTGACCTCGATCCCGCAATATGCCAGGGTGACGCGCACAGCCGCGCTGGCGCTGCGCGGCACCGATTTCGTGATGGCTGAACGCTCGCTGGGGGCATCGACGCTCCGGATCATGCTGCACCATATCCTGCCCAATATCATGGGGCCGCTTCTGATCCTTGCCGCCATGGATGTGCCGGCGGTGGTTGCGCTGGAGGCGGGGCTTTCCTTCCTCGGGCTGGGGGTACGGCCGCCGCTGGCCAGCTGGGGAACGCTGCTCAATGACGGCTATCTGGTGATCCGCGACTCGCCCTGGATGGTGCTGATGGCGGGCCTGCCGCTGGTGCTGACCACGCTTGGCTTCACATTCTTTGCCGAAGGCCTTCGGGATGCCTTCGATCCGCGCATGAACAAGGCACGCTGA
- a CDS encoding ATP-binding protein: MYSSGFRRTLLATLCIATFSAPSLVLADAGFPTPLDFKGRIRAESAVPGIPVHAGGEVRISATGLAPGQKLVLQRGTEVLSDMVLVADEKGNASLTFTLPSDAATGLHPLVALLEDPSMTTTVDLKISKPLDYLNEKDWTVTAVQPAKGLYQSTYSARSDALFVTAADFNAATSELLRVDPETLEVLARVTPADFPEDQKPPEKEGAPKGPFKLAPAGVFGLGLDEAAGRIWVTNTPDNTIAVYAQDDLSLVHQFAPGTVYHSRDVIIDPVRKRAFVSSSATSNVYVFDSESFAPLGVIDIRSAERGGDFYVMSLAIDPAKGEVYVVSRVSNELAVIDAASLEVKKVFALPGAKNATGLDVDPATGRLFVAAQDSNNLLVLNRETGDVLHDITVGAGALNVVYDATSGLAWVSSREAGSVTAVNNEGEVVAHLEGGSYANHVAIDGKGAVFAVNKSLGAEDEKADFLRRITRAN, encoded by the coding sequence TTGTACAGCTCCGGTTTCAGACGAACCCTCCTCGCCACGCTTTGCATCGCCACATTCAGTGCACCATCGCTGGTCCTTGCTGATGCGGGCTTTCCGACCCCCTTAGACTTCAAAGGCCGCATCCGGGCGGAAAGTGCTGTTCCCGGCATTCCGGTTCATGCCGGCGGCGAAGTCCGTATCTCGGCCACGGGTCTCGCGCCGGGGCAGAAACTTGTTTTGCAGCGTGGCACAGAGGTTCTGTCCGATATGGTGCTGGTAGCAGATGAAAAGGGGAATGCCAGCCTGACCTTCACGCTGCCCTCCGATGCGGCCACTGGCCTGCATCCCCTGGTGGCGCTGCTGGAAGATCCGTCGATGACGACGACGGTCGACCTCAAGATTTCAAAGCCACTGGACTATCTGAACGAGAAGGACTGGACAGTCACGGCCGTGCAACCGGCGAAGGGACTGTATCAGTCCACCTACAGCGCCCGCAGCGATGCGCTCTTTGTGACCGCGGCGGATTTCAATGCGGCGACCTCTGAACTATTGCGCGTCGACCCGGAAACTCTTGAGGTTCTGGCCCGCGTCACTCCGGCGGATTTCCCCGAAGATCAGAAGCCGCCGGAAAAGGAGGGCGCTCCGAAGGGGCCGTTCAAACTGGCGCCTGCGGGTGTGTTCGGGCTTGGCCTTGACGAGGCTGCAGGCCGGATCTGGGTGACCAATACGCCGGACAATACGATTGCGGTCTACGCGCAGGACGATCTGTCGCTGGTGCATCAGTTCGCCCCCGGCACTGTTTACCATTCGCGCGATGTCATCATCGACCCCGTGCGCAAACGCGCCTTTGTCTCGTCTTCGGCCACCAGCAATGTCTATGTCTTTGACAGCGAAAGCTTTGCGCCGCTGGGCGTCATCGACATCCGTTCGGCTGAGCGCGGCGGTGACTTCTATGTCATGAGCCTTGCCATCGATCCGGCGAAAGGCGAGGTCTATGTTGTCAGCCGCGTCAGCAATGAACTGGCGGTCATTGATGCTGCCAGCCTTGAGGTGAAGAAGGTCTTCGCGCTTCCGGGGGCGAAGAATGCAACCGGGCTTGATGTCGACCCTGCGACCGGTCGTCTGTTCGTGGCCGCGCAGGACAGCAATAATCTGTTGGTGCTGAACCGCGAGACCGGCGACGTGCTTCATGATATTACTGTCGGCGCAGGCGCATTGAATGTTGTCTATGATGCGACCAGCGGGCTTGCCTGGGTTTCCTCGCGTGAGGCGGGCAGCGTGACTGCGGTGAACAATGAGGGTGAGGTGGTCGCGCATCTCGAGGGCGGCAGCTATGCCAACCATGTCGCGATTGATGGCAAAGGCGCGGTCTTTGCGGTCAACAAATCGCTTGGCGCCGAGGATGAGAAGGCGGATTTCCTGCGCCGGATCACCCGCGCGAACTGA